From Algiphilus sp.:
GAGAAGACCGGCGAGATCGGCGGCACCTGGCGCGAGAACCGCTATCCCGGCCTGTCGTGCGACGTGCCGTCGTACTTCTATCAGTACACCTTCGCCCCCAACCCGGACTGGTCGCACCGCTTCTCGTACGGCCCGGAGATCCAGGCGTACCTGAAGCGCACGGCCGAGCGGTTCGGCGTGATGCCGCGCATCCGCTTCAACGCACCGGTGACCGAGCTGCGCTACGAGGCGCCGCGCTGGCACCTGCGCGCCGGAGACGGCGAGGCCGAGGTCTTCGACATCGTCATTGCCGCCACCGGCGTGCTGCATCACCCGTCGGTGCCGGACTTCCCGGGGCTGGACGATTTCCGGGGAACGGCATTCCACACCGCACGCTGGCCCGAGAACCTCGACCTCACCGGCAAGAAGGTCGGCATCATCGGCACCGGCTCGACCTCGGCACAGATCGTCGGCGCCATCACCGACCAGGTGGCGCGCGTGAGCCTGTTCCAGCGCACCGCGCAGTGGATCCATCCGCTGCCGCAGAAGCGCTACGGGGAACGCTGGAAGGGGCTGCTCAGGCGCATTCCGGCGCTCAACAGGGCGGCCTATCGCGGCGTGTCCTTCACCATCGACCAGACCTTCGTGCGCGCCACGCTGGGCAGCCCGGTGATGCTGCGCTACCTGGCATGGATGTGCCGGCGCAACCTGCGCAGGAACGTGCCGGACCCCGAGCTGCGCGCGAAGCTGACCCCCGACTACCGGGCCGGCTGCAAGCGCATGATCTTCTGCTCGACCTTCTATCCGGCGATATCGAAGGACAACGCCGAGCTGGTGACCGCCGGCATCGACCGCATCGAGGCCGACGGCGTGCGCACCGCCGACGGCACGCTGCACGAGCTGGACGTGCTGGTGCTCGCCACCGGCTTCAAGGCCAGCAACTTCATCCTGCCGACGCGCGTGATCGGCGAGAACGGCGTCGAGCTGGGCAGCCAGTGGGACGGCATCCCGCGCGCCCACCGCGCCACCACCATGCCCGGCTTCCCCAACTTCTGGATGCTGGAGGGACCGACCGGCCCGGTGGGCAACATCTCGCTGTTCATGATCAGCGAGCAGCAGATCGACAACCTCATCCTGAGCCTGGACGAGATGCGCGCCCGGGAAGCGGTGGCAATGGCACCGCGACAGGATGCCTTCGAGCGCTACAACGCCGATATGGCCCGAGCCGTGCGCGGCACCATCTGGTTCACCGGCGGCTGCAACAGCTGGTACCTCGATCGCAACGGCGTGCCCAACATCTATCCCTGGGCGCCGCGCCGCTTCCGCCGCGAAATGCAGAACCCCGACTTCAGCGAGTTCCGCTTCATGCGCGACGAGGCCGAGGCGATCGCCGCCGATCGCGCCGCCGCCGTCACGGCCTGACGCAGGCTTCCGCCGCCGGCCGCCCGATGCGGCCGCGGCGCGGCATCAGCGCGCGTCGGCCGTTGCCGACGCGGTCTCGGGCCGCGCCTCGGCCAGTACGGCACCGAGGC
This genomic window contains:
- a CDS encoding NAD(P)/FAD-dependent oxidoreductase; translation: MTGNPPIGSHWARNGGQPRIAVIGAGMSGIGAVIKLEKAGYTDVTVFEKTGEIGGTWRENRYPGLSCDVPSYFYQYTFAPNPDWSHRFSYGPEIQAYLKRTAERFGVMPRIRFNAPVTELRYEAPRWHLRAGDGEAEVFDIVIAATGVLHHPSVPDFPGLDDFRGTAFHTARWPENLDLTGKKVGIIGTGSTSAQIVGAITDQVARVSLFQRTAQWIHPLPQKRYGERWKGLLRRIPALNRAAYRGVSFTIDQTFVRATLGSPVMLRYLAWMCRRNLRRNVPDPELRAKLTPDYRAGCKRMIFCSTFYPAISKDNAELVTAGIDRIEADGVRTADGTLHELDVLVLATGFKASNFILPTRVIGENGVELGSQWDGIPRAHRATTMPGFPNFWMLEGPTGPVGNISLFMISEQQIDNLILSLDEMRAREAVAMAPRQDAFERYNADMARAVRGTIWFTGGCNSWYLDRNGVPNIYPWAPRRFRREMQNPDFSEFRFMRDEAEAIAADRAAAVTA